Proteins from one Salvelinus sp. IW2-2015 linkage group LG9, ASM291031v2, whole genome shotgun sequence genomic window:
- the LOC111968757 gene encoding glutathione peroxidase 2, translating to MTFIAKTFYDLKAMTLEGDSVDFNVFRGRVVLIENVASLUGTTTRDYSQLNLLQSKYPHRLVVLGFPCNQFGYQENCSNGEILNSLKYVRPGDGYQPGFTVFEKCDVNGTNTHPVFAYLKDKLPYPDDDPHTLIQDPKFLIWSPISRTDISWNFEKFLVGPEGEPFKRYSKKFETINIEPDIQRLLRLTKT from the exons ATGACGTTCATCGCGAAGACCTTCTATGATCTGAAGGCCATGACCCTGGAGGGGGATTCAGTAGACTTCAATGTGTTTCGAGGGCGGGTGGTCCTCATTGAGAATGTGGCATCGCTCTGAGGGACAACCACCCGGGACTACAGCCAGCTCAACTTGCTCCAGAGCAAGTACCCTCACCGGCTAGTGGTCCTGGGCTTCCCCTGCAATCAGTTTGGCTACCAG GAGAACTGTTCAAATGGGGAGATCCTGAACTCATTGAAGTATGTGCGTCCAGGAGATGGCTACCAGCCTGGCTTCACTGTCTTTGAAAAGTGTGACGTGAATGGAACCAACACTCACCCTGTCTTTGCCTATTTGAAAGACAAACTTCCCTATCCTGATGATGATCCACACACCCTCATCCAGGATCCTAAATTCCTCATCTGGAGTCCCATCAGCAGGACAGACATCTCTTGGAATTTTGAGAAATTCCTGGTTGGGCCAGAGGGAGAGCCCTTTAAACGTTATAGCAAAAAATTTGAGACTATCAACATCGAGCCTGACATACAAAGACTGTTGAGACTAaccaagacctga